The Cyclobacterium amurskyense genome contains the following window.
GTTGAACCTGGATCAGAAATTATTGTTCCTACAAAAGGTCCAAAAATTCCTATTAGGCCAGGAGATTTGGTAGGTATTACAACTGGCTTGGCTACTTTGGCTTTGGTCATTACTCAGATTTGGAATTAATTATGGGGGAAAACCGACACATATTGGATGATAAAATCACTTTAAAAGAGCTGGTTCATCGTTTGCAAAACTGGTTGACTATTTATAAAAAAAGGTGGAAAACATTAGTCGCTTTTGTGCTTATAGGAGCGGTTTTAGGGGCGCTTGTTTCCATTCTCAAAAAACCTGTTTATCATGCTGATACCACCTTCGTCCTAGAGCAATCTGACATGGGAGGGATGGGAAATATTTCAGGCCTTGCTTCAATGCTAGGAATAAATTTAGGCTCAATTGGAGGAGAGAGTGGACTCTTTAAGGGGGACAATATAATGGAACTCTATAAGTCAGAATCCATGCTAACCAAGACCTTGTTAAGGCCTTTTGATCCCATTTCCACTGAAAGATCTGGTAAGTTGTTGATAGAGAGGTATATTTCCTTTAATGAACTTGATAAGAAGTGGGAGGATGAGGTTGACTTTAGCTCGCTGGATTTCACATTACCACGATCTAGTTTTTCTATTCAGCAGGACAGTGTTCTGAAAGAGGTGGTGAAAGAGATTAAAAAGCGGAATTTATCCGTAGAAAAACCTGACCGCAAACTCAATATTATCAAAGTAACGGTGGCTAGTAAAGACCAGGCCTTTTCTAAAAGCTTTAATGAGAGTTTGGTGGCAACGGTTAATGACTTTTACCTTAAAGCAAA
Protein-coding sequences here:
- a CDS encoding Wzz/FepE/Etk N-terminal domain-containing protein, with translation MDDKITLKELVHRLQNWLTIYKKRWKTLVAFVLIGAVLGALVSILKKPVYHADTTFVLEQSDMGGMGNISGLASMLGINLGSIGGESGLFKGDNIMELYKSESMLTKTLLRPFDPISTERSGKLLIERYISFNELDKKWEDEVDFSSLDFTLPRSSFSIQQDSVLKEVVKEIKKRNLSVEKPDRKLNIIKVTVASKDQAFSKSFNESLVATVNDFYLKAKTKKTAENVSVLQHQSDSVRKVLDAKIKALAIFQDRVPNPNPLLKEGMVNSKSIQIDIQASAAVYEEIVKNLEIAKINDRNNTPLIQIIDQPRYPLEIAEIKLTVGIVFGAFLFFIVGFVWIYLNTLYITHLKP